In Pectinophora gossypiella chromosome 1, ilPecGoss1.1, whole genome shotgun sequence, one genomic interval encodes:
- the LOC126374830 gene encoding procathepsin L-like isoform X3 produces the protein MYRLSLLLVGACALAAASRINNMGKPTYPLEEAEMHFEAFIENFNRSYSSEAEKKSRFEIFKKNLEDINRKNMNPEENAVFDITMFADLSVQEFIQQYTGLDSSLHVPGPKVIVSGPVTMDLPDNFDWRDKNAVTNVKNQGQCGSCWAFSTTGTIEGAYAIKHKKLVALSEQQLLICDTHDKGCDGGLMTQALKYLTEVGGIQSEDSYPYTADDDEDCEFEPELVVVNITGQKPYDLKDEKALREILVSEGPVAIAVDADSFQLYRKGIIEACTFKDVNHGVLLVGYGIENNIPYWIIKNSWGEKWGEDGFVRVKQGNNPCGILNDYAVTPVVA, from the exons ATGTATCGCCTAAGTTTATTGCTTGTAGGCGCATGCGCCCTAGCGGCTGCATCTCGCATCAACAATATGGGCAAGCCTACCTATCCCCTAGAAGAAGCTGAAATGCATTTTGAAGCATTCATTGAGAACTTCAACCGAAGCTATTCATCAGAAGCTGAGAAGAAATCAAGGTTCGAAATATTCAAGAAAAACTTAGAAGACATTAATCGCAAAAATATGAATCCCGAGGAAAATGCCGTATTTG ATATCACAATGTTCGCTGACCTGTCGGTACAAGAGTTCATACAACAGTACACTGGACTGGACTCCTCACTGCACGTTCCTGGTCCCAAAGTTATCGTGTCAGGACCTGTTACAATGGATCTACCTGATAATTTTGATTGGAGAGACAAAAACGCAGTGACCAATGTAAAGAATCAAGGACAATGTGGATCTTGTTGGGCCTTTAGTACTACAG GAACAATAGAGGGCGCGTACgccataaaacataaaaaactgGTTGCATTGTCTGAACAACAACTTCTTATCTGTGATACGCACGACAAAGGGTGTGATGGAGGCTTAATGACTCAAGCTTTAAA atACTTAACAGAAGTTGGTGGGATTCAAAGCGAAGATTCTTATCCGTACACAGCAGACGACGACGAGGATTGCGAATTTGAGCCAGAACTAGTAGTGGTTAACATCACTGGTCAGAAACCATACGATTTGAAAGATGAAAAGGCATTGCGTGAGATCTTAGTTTCTGAGGGCCCAGTTGCTATAG CTGTAGATGCCGATAGTTTTCAACTCTATAGGAAAGGGATAATAGAAGCATGTACATTCAAAGACGTAAACCATGGTGTTCTTTTGGTTGGATATGGAATAG AAAATAATATACCTTATTGGATAATAAAGAACTCTTGGGGCGAAAAATGGGGAGAAGATGGTTTTGTAAGAGTCAAGCAGGGAAATAACCCTTGTGGCATACTGAATGATTATGCCGTAACTCCTGTTGTGGCCTAA
- the LOC126374267 gene encoding procathepsin L-like: MQRLSLLLICACVLAAASRINNIGKPFYSLEEADMHFDAFIQKFNRSYTSEAEKKARFEIFKKSLEDINRKNMNPHERAIFGITLFADLSEEEFIQKYTGLDTSLHVPDHIVKISRPVVIKDLPDSFDWRDKNVVTRVKDQGGCGSCWAFSTTGTIEGAYARKHSKLLSLSEQQLVDCDKGDKGCNGGLMTSALKYLESAGGIQSEDSYRYTGQDDTCKFEPEKVVVKITGQKPYNLTDEEALRQILVSDGPIAIGVDAIDFFQYEEDILERCKGNIINHGVLLVGYGTEDDIPFWIIKNSWGAIWGENGYIRVKRGMNACGLLNDLAVSAIVA; this comes from the exons ATGCAACGACTAAGTTTATTGCTTATATGCGCATGCGTCCTAGCGGCTGCATCCCGCATCAACAATATAGGCAAGCCTTTCTACTCGTTAGAAGAAGCTGACATGCATTTTGACGCATTTATTCAAAAGTTTAACCGCAGCTATACATCGGAAGCTGAGAAGAAAGCGAGGTTCGAAATATTCAAGAAAAGTTTGGAAGATATCAATCGCAAAAATATGAATCCCCATGAGCGCGCCATATTTG GTATCACACTGTTTGCTGACCTGTCTGAAGAAGAATTCATACAAAAGTACACTGGACTGGATACCTCGCTACACGTGCCTGATCATATAGTAAAAATATCAAGACCTGTTGTTATAAAAGATCTGCCTGACAGTTTTGATTGGAGAGATAAAAATGTAGTTACACGGGTGAAGGACCAAGGAGGTTGTGGATCTTGTTGGGCGTTTAGTACTACAG GAACAATAGAGGGCGCGTACGCCAGAAAACATTCAAAATTGCTTTCATTATCTGAGCAACAACTCGTCGATTGTGATAAAGGTGACAAAGGATGTAATGGAGGTTTAATGACAAGTGCattgaa GTACTTAGAAAGTGCTGGTGGGATTCAAAGCGAAGACTCTTACCGCTACACAGGACAAGATGACACCTGCAAGTTTGAGCCTGAAAAAGTAGTAGTTAAGATCACTGGCCAGAAACCCTATAATCTTACAGATGAAGAAGCTTTGCGCCAGATATTGGTTTCTGACGGCCCAATTGCTATAG GTGTCGACGCTATTGATTTCTTCCAGTATGAGGAAGATATATTAGAACGTTGTAAAGGCAATATCATAAACCACGGTGTTCTATTAGTTGGATATGGAACAG AGGATGATATACCTTTCTGGATAATAAAGAATTCGTGGGGCGCAATTTGGGGAGAAAACGGTTACATAAGAGTCAAGCGGGGAATGAATGCTTGCGGCCTACTGAATGATTTAGCCGTATCTGCTATCGTGGCCTGA